A single Lactuca sativa cultivar Salinas chromosome 8, Lsat_Salinas_v11, whole genome shotgun sequence DNA region contains:
- the LOC111896217 gene encoding WEB family protein At3g51720 codes for MGSEQKQKENTGGPLTTDVDTSPPFASVMEAVSRFGGVGFWRPHSHNPTQPSQTSSEQLLDHLQNNSATEERETLEELKVKLQKEVKAEASIHRSEDRNNEVRVELSENEILKRVKEATEDVKHCTRILEEVLRRVEATRNGTYLDSDAVVVSSPMMSIGQILSRKLFLAGERPEKSCMRWKVSLAEIIGKGSGNGAKKGGEKRVPAKRAKLGFGGGCGGGGGGDEKGVPAKRMKLGFGGISSMVARKKTWKQSR; via the exons ATGGGTTCGGAGCAGAAGCAGAAAGAGAATACCGGTGGTCCATTGACCACGGATGTGGACACGTCGCCGCCGTTTGCGTCGGTGATGGAGGCTGTCAGCCGGTTTGGTGGAGTCGGCTTCTGGAGACCTCACTCCCATAATCCCACTCAACCTTCCCAG ACTAGCAGCGAACAATTGCTCGATCATTTGCAGAACAATTCGGCAACAGAAGAACGAGAAACCCTGGAAGAGTTAAAAGTCAAACTGCAAAAAGAAGTCAAAGCCGAAGCCAGCATTCACCGATCCGAAGATCGAAACAACGAGGTACGAGTGGAGTTATCGGAAAACGAAATCTTGAAGAGGGTAAAGGAAGCAACTGAAGACGTAAAGCATTGTACGAGGATTCTTGAAGAGGTTTTAAGAAGAGTTGAGGCCACTAGAAATGGAACATATTTGGATTCTGATGCTGTGGTGGTGTCGAGCCCGATGATGTCGATAGGGCAGATATTGAGCCGGAAGTTGTTTTTGGCCGGAGAGCGTCCGGAGAAGAGTTGTATGAGATGGAAGGTTTCGTTGGCAGAAATTATTGGGAAAGGTAGTGGTAATGGGGCGAAGAAAGGTGGTGAGAAGAGAGTTCCGGCAAAAAGAGCGAAGTTGGGGtttggtggtggttgtggtggtggtggtggtggtgatgagaaGGGAGTTCCGGCGAAAAGAATGAAGTTGGGGTTTGGTGGGATTTCGTCCATGGTGGCAAGGAAGAAGACGTGGAAACAAAGCCGATGA